A window from Fragaria vesca subsp. vesca linkage group LG5, FraVesHawaii_1.0, whole genome shotgun sequence encodes these proteins:
- the LOC101299671 gene encoding protein EXECUTER 1, chloroplastic-like produces MAAPNSWGVTVQAAIPVAQFGPFSCSSGFLAHNKSLKFNPATTKSLGCLLTFSLQSKPSSSSRNRRLCCSCGESNGASSVDCAAESSLQWDWNQWSRHFNEIEQAESFASVLKFQLEDAIEKEDFQEAVKLKMTIAEATRKDTVSKIMAQLKIAIEEERYHDASKLCKHTGSGLVGWWVGYPKDTDDPFGRLVRITPGVGRFVGRTYSPRQLVSASPGSPLFEIFVVKNADGTYVMQVVYLQEVKANSTASPSKPEKGSSTPEVQNATVVDVQKNEDNVESSDEKGLNIEGATEEGIKSVINFLKKKIPGLKIKVRNVDVAKEVMEDNNLVNRLMQENSENSESDENSEDEGDNLDEIQPDEVTLGESSDTTEDEKDLDMKLFIGEIVHNEDTATKDEYVRRPAEIKDMERESFVLHIPGRSLDHDTRESKASKIKVAAQAAKSVSELMPSDVAKAFWNSDKVSPKVTKNMREIIRLAASQAYKRSTLSEYTTFNRISTSGGDLDPFEGLYVGAFGPYGTEIVQLRRKYGHWNGSDDKEDSGDVEFFEYVEAVKLTGDLNVPAGQVTFRAKIGRGSRLSNRGMYPDELGVVASYKGQGRIAEIGFRNPKWVEGELLQLNAKGIGPYAKGADLGFLYIVPEQSFLVLFNRLKLPE; encoded by the exons ATGGCTGCACCCAATTCCTGGGGGGTCACGGTTCAGGCGGCGATCCCAGTCGCCCAATTTGGACCTTTCTCTTGCTCCTCCGGTTTCCTAGCCCATAACAAGTCCCTCAAATTCAACCCCGCCACTACTAAAAGCCTCGGCTGCCTCCTCACCTTCTCTCTCCAATCCAAGCCGAGTAGTTCGAGCAGGAACAGAAGACTGTGCTGCAGCTGCGGCGAGAGTAACGGCGCTAGTAGTGTTGACTGCGCCGCCGAGTCTTCTCTGCAATGGGATTGGAATCAGTGGAGCCGCCATTTCAATGAGATTGAACAAGCCGAGAGCTTCGCCTCCGTGCTCAAG TTTCAACTGGAGGATGCGATTGAGAAGGAAGACTTCCAGGAAGCTGTGAAGCTGAAAATGACGATTGCGGAAGCTACAAGGAAGGACACGGTTTCGAAGATCATGGCTCAGTTGAAG ATTGCAATCGAGGAGGAGCGTTACCATGATGCTTCGAAATTGTGTAAACACACAGGAAGTGGACTG GTAGGTTGGTGGGTGGGTTACCCAAAAGATACAGATGATCCCTTTGGGAGACTCGTACGAATAACTCCTGGTGTTGGTAGATTTGTTGGCAGGACTTACAGTCCAAG GCAGTTGGTTTCAGCATCTCCTGGTAGTCCCCTATTTGAAATTTTTGTCGTTAAAAATGCAGATGGGACATATGTTATGCAG GTAGTGTACTTGCAAGAAGTCAAAGCCAACTCCACTGCTTCACCATCCAAACCTGAAAAAGGCTCATCTACTCCTGAAGTTCAAAATGCAACCGTAGTAGATGTTCAGAAAAATGAAGATAATGTAGAGAGCAGCGATGAGAAAGGACTTAATATTGAGGGAGCAACTGAGGAGGGTATAAAAAGTGTGATAAATTTTCTGAAGAAAAAAATTCCAGGACTGAAAATTAAAGTTAGGAATGTTGATGTTGCTAAGGAAGTAATGGAGGACAACAATTTGGTTAACCGGCTGATGCAGGAAAATAGTGAAAACTCTGAATCTGATGAAAATTCTGAAGATGAAGGTGATAATTTGGACGAAATTCAGCCTGACGAGGTCACTCTAGGAGAGAGTAGTGATACCACAGAAGATGAAAAAGATTTGGACATGAAACTTTTTATTGGGGAAATTGTACATAATGAGGATACTGCTACCAAGGATGAGTACGTACGTCGTCCTGCTGAAATCAAGGATATGGAGAGAGAATCTTTTGTGCTGCATATTCCGGGGAGAAGCCTAGACCATGATACTAGAGAAAGTAAAGCATCCAAGATCAAAGTGGCAGCTCAAGCAGCTAAAAGTGTCTCCGAGCTAATGCCATCTGATGTTGCCAAGGCATTTTGGAACTCCGACAAGGTTTCTCCGAAG GTTACCAAAAATATGCGTGAAATAATCAGACTTGCTGCAAGTCAAGCATATAAGCGGAGTACATTATCTGAGTATACAACATTTAATCGGATCAGCACCTCAGGAGGAGATCTGGATCCATTTGAAG GTCTGTATGTTGGTGCTTTTGGTCCTTATGGCACTGAGATAGTGCAACTCAGGCGTAAGTATGGGCACTGGAATGGCTCAGATGACAAAGAAGATTCTGGCGACGTGGAGTTCTTTGAATATGTTGAAGCGGTTAAGCTAACTGGGGATCTAAATGTTCCTGCTGGCCAG GTGACATTTCGTGCCAAAATTGGGAGAGGAAGTCGCCTTTCCAACCGTGGAATGTATCCAGATGAATTAGGAGTG GTTGCAAGTTACAAGGGCCAAGGACGGATAGCAGAAATTGGCTTTCGAAATCCAAAATGGGTTGAAGGAGAACTACTCCAACTCAATGCCAAG GGTATTGGACCTTATGCCAAAGGTGCAGATCTTGGTTTTCTTTACATTGTCCCAGAGCAAAGTTTCCTAGTATTATTCAATCGCCTGAAACTACCAGAATGA
- the LOC101294082 gene encoding CASP-like protein At2g36330-like — translation MKKSSSINSDDSAYTAESPLRYLSPMRSDAFDSPPYASPELSLQKTPPDNSKAIISVDKHPPFRPQKQPEKAPEKSPSPMVVYNSHRAAREDPPPSVPKVAAAPNGVARQAGDGVDGAGVGRSRAARRPPRRREDVVKTAALGFRVSEVVLCLVSFSVMAADKTQGWSGDSFDRYKEYRYCLAVAVIGFAYAAFQAYSLSYLLVTGKYVISHHLRRHFDFFMDQVLAYLLISASSSAATRVDDWQSNWGKDEFTEMATASVSMAFLAFIAFALSSLISGYDLFTQDST, via the exons ATGAAGAAATCCTCCTCCATAAACTCCGACGACTCCGCCTACACCGCCGAATCCCCCCTCCGCTACCTCTCCCCCATGCGATCCGACGCCTTCGACAGCCCCCCCTACGCCTCCCCGGAGCTCTCCCTCCAGAAGACACCTCCCGACAACTCCAAGGCCATCATTTCCGTCGACAAGCACCCTCCCTTCCGCCCGCAGAAACAGCCGGAGAAAGCTCCGGAGAAATCGCCGTCGCCGATGGTGGTGTACAACAGCCACCGCGCGGCCAGGGAGGACCCGCCGCCTTCCGTGCCGAAGGTGGCGGCGGCTCCCAACGGCGTGGCGAGACAGGCGGGGGACGGCGTTGACGGCGCCGGGGTTGGGAGATCGAGGGCGGCGAGGCGGCCGCCGAGGAGGAGGGAGGATGTGGTGAAGACGGCGGCGCTAGGGTTTCGTGTTAGCGAGGTGGTGCTGTGTTTGGTTTCGTTTTCGGTTATGGCTGCTGATAAAACTCAGGGATGGAGCGGCGACTCGTTTGATCGCTACAAGGAATACAG GTATTGTTTAGCTGTGGCTGTTATTGGATTTGCGTATGCTGCCTTTCAAGCATACAGTCTATCGTATCTACTAGTCACCGGGAAGTATGTGATCAGCCACCACCTCCGTCGCCACTTTGATTTCTTCATGGATCAG GTACTAGCATATCTTCTCATTTCAGCATCATCATCGGCAGCCACCAGGGTCGATGACTGGCAATCGAATTGGGGGAAAGATGAGTTCACGGAGATGGCCACTGCTTCAGTTAGCATGGCCTTCCTTGCTTTCATTGCCTTTGCACTAAGCTCCCTGATCTCTGGTTACGACCTCTTTACCCAAGATTCCACATGA
- the LOC101299957 gene encoding serine/threonine-protein kinase HT1-like, producing MKNFQWYKQISNNGKPERRLSLGEYKRAVSWSKYLVSPGAEIKGEAEEDWGADMSQLYIGCKFASGRHSRIYRGVYKQKDVAIKLISQPEEDADLAVLLENQFSSEVALLFRLQHPNILTFVGACKKPPVFCIITEYLSGGSLRKYLHQQEPHSLPLSLVLKLALDIARGMQYLHSQGILHRDLKSENLLLGEDMSVKVADFGISCLESQCGSAKGFTGTYRWMAPEMIKEKHHTKKVDVYSFGIVLWELLTALTPFDNMTPEQAAFAVSQKNARPPLPPTCPPAFSRLINRCWSSRPEKRPHFDEIVYILEGYAESIEQDPDFFSSHMSPQDHTLFLCFPKWIGRH from the exons ATGAAGAACTTTCAGTGGTATAAGCAGATTTCCAACAATGGCAAACCAGAGAGGAGGCTATCACTGGGAGAATACAAGAGGGCGGTTTCGTGGTCCAAGTACTTGGTTTCTCCAGGGGCTGAGATTAAAGGCGAAGCAGAAGAAGATTGGGGTGCTGACATGTCCCAATTGTACATTGGCTGCAAATTTGCTTCAGGAAGACATAGCAGGATTTACAGAGGAGTTTATAAGCAGAAGGATGTGGCGATTAAGCTTATAAGCCAGCCGGAGGAGGATGCCGACTTGGCGGTTTTGCTTGAGAACCAGTTCAGTTCTGAAGTGGCCTTGCTGTTTCGATTGCAGCACCCGAATATCCTCACT TTTGTTGGAGCTTGTAAGAAGCCTCCTGTGTTCTGCATAATCACCGAGTATTTATCCGGGGGATCGCTAAGAAAGTATCTCCATCAGCAGGAGCCACACTCTCTTCCACTCAGCCTAGTTCTCAAATTAGCCCTTGACATTGCACGCGGGATGCAGTATCTTCATTCTCAAGGTATACTTCATAGGGATCTCAAGTCGGAAAATCTATTGTTAGGAGAGGATATGTCTGTGAAAGTTGCGGATTTCGGTATCTCGTGCTTGGAATCACAGTGTGGCAGTGCAAAAGGGTTTACCGGGACTTACCGTTGGATGGCGCCTGAAATGATCAAAGAGAAACACCATACGAAGAAAGTTGATGTTTACAGTTTTGGCATAGTTCTTTGGGAACTTTTAACAGCGTTGACACCATTTGACAACATGACTCCGGAACAGGCTGCATTTGCAGTGTCACAGAAG AATGCAAGACCTCCTTTGCCGCCCACATGCCCGCCGGCATTCAGTCGTCTCATCAACCGATGTTGGTCGAGTCGTCCAGAAAAGAGACCACATTTCGATGAGATAGTTTACATTTTGGAAGGTTATGCAGAGTCCATTGAGCAAGACCCAGATTTTTTCTCATCCCACATGTCTCCCCAAGATCACACCCTTTTCCTATGCTTTCCAAAGTGGATTGGTCGCCATTGA
- the LOC101300247 gene encoding uncharacterized protein LOC101300247, whose amino-acid sequence MPGIVEGAVNELNGNSQTQKENSAMNRSPKITLSAHSPRSMGTDVPVEGVVDTSIEQLYENVCDMQSSDQSPSRRSFRSDGEESRIDSELRHLVGGEMREVEIMEEEVRSKPVDDSHSDSSSKKEDSPIGRKSGKIDKPQSPSTKSTSPPNSKKSARLQVDSATSSKSAAKGKSPDKPPLRKHSDKNLPKPVGATPVKKYRKSPAGGSKVQTGTEDLAESGLNPDLGPFLLKQARDLISSGDNPQKALELALRATKSFELCANGKPCLELVMCLHVTSAIYCSLGQYSEAIPVLERSIEISPAEEGQDHALAKFAGHMQLGDTYAMLGQLENSLAHYTTGLEIQKQVLGETDPRVGETCRYLAEAHVQALQFEEAQRLCQMALDTHKENGSPASLEEAADRRLMGLICETKGDHEAALEHLVLASMAMVANGQEVEVASVDSSIGDTYLSLSRYDEAVFAYQKALNVFKTTKGENHPSVGSVFIRLADLYNRTGKIRESVSYCENALRIYEKPMPGVPAEEMASGLTDIAAIYESMNELEQAVKLLQKALKIYNDAPGQQSTVAGIEAQMGVMYYMLGNYSESYESFKNAITKLRATGEKKSAFFGIVLNQMGLACVQRYDINEAQEFFEEARTVLEQECGPYHPDTLGVYSNLAGTYDAAGRLDDAIELLEYVVGMREEKLGTANPDVDDEKRRLTELLKETGRVRNRKARSLENLLDANSHGVNKDGIKV is encoded by the exons ATGCCGGGAATTGTTGAAGGGGCGGTGAATGAACTGAATGGGAATTCTCAAACTCAAAAGGAAAACTCGGCGATGAATAGATCCCCAAAAATTACTCTTAGTGCGCATAGCCCTCGGAGTATGGGAACTGATGTTCCGGTTGAGGGGGTGGTTGACACCTCAATTGAGCAGCTTTATGAGAATGTGTGCGACATGCAGAGTTCTGATCAGTCACCTTCAAGGCGTAGTTTTCGATCGGATGGGGAGGAGTCTAGGATTGATTCCGAGTTACGCCATCTTGTTGGAGGAGAGATGAGGGAGGTGGAGATCATGGAAGAGGAAGTGCGTTCAAAGCCAGTGGATGATTCTCATAGTGATTCAAGTTCCAAGAAGGAAGATTCACCCATTGGTAGAAAGTCAGGAAAGATTGATAAGCCTCAGTCTCCAAGTACAAAATCTACTTCTCCACCCAACTCAAAGAAAAGTGCTCGCTTGCAGGTGGACTCGGCGACCTCATCTAAATCAGCTGCCAAGGGAAAAAGTCCTGACAAACCTCCCCTCCGTAAGCATAGTGATAAGAATCTACCAAAACCTGTGGGTGCCACTCCTGTTAAGAAATACAGGAAATCACCTGCTGGAGGGTCGAAGGTGCAGACTGGAACTGAGGATTTGGCTGAATCAGGATTAAATCCGGATCTCGGTCCATTTTTGTTAAAGCAAGCAAGGGATTTGATTTCTTCAGGGGATAATCCCCAGAAAGCTCTTGAGTTAGCTCTTAGAGCTACAAAATCGTTTGAACTATGTGCAAATGGGAAACCCTGCTTAGAGCTAGTAATGTGTTTGCATGTTACGTCGGCAATTTATTGTAGCTTAGGCCAGTACAGTGAGGCAATTCCGGTTCTTGAGCGCTCGATTGAGATTTCACCCGCTGAGGAAGGCCAAGATCACGCCCTTGCTAAATTTGCTGGTCACATGCAGTTGGGTGATACTTATGCTATGCTGGGCCAACTTGAAAATTCACTTGCGCATTACACAACAGGATTGGAAATTCAGAAACAAGTTTTGGGAGAAACGGATCCAAGAGTTGGTGAAACTTGTAGATATCTGGCAGAAGCTCATGTTCAAGCATTACAATTTGAGGAGGCTCAAAGGCTTTGCCAGATGGCTCTTGACACTCATAAAGAGAATGGCTCCCCAGCTTCTTTGGAAGAGGCAGCGGATAGGAGACTCATGGGTCTTATATGTGAAACAAAGGGAGATCATGAAGCTGCTCTTGAGCATCTTGTTTTAGCCAGCATGGCTATGGTGGCAAATGGCCAGGAAGTGGAGGTAGCTTCTGTTGACAGCAGCATTGGAGACACATACTTGTCCTTGTCTCGGTATGATGAGGCTGTTTTTGCTTACCAGAAAGCACTCAATGTGTTCAAGACCACTAAAGGAGAGAATCATCCATCTGTTGGTTCAGTTTTCATCCGTCTAGCAGATTTGTATAACAGGACAGGGAAAATTAGGGAATCAGTATCATACTGTGAGAATGCTCTTCGAATTTATGAAAAGCCCATGCCTGGAGTCCCAGCTGAGGAAATGGCGAGTGGTCTCACAGATATTGCAGCTATCTATGAATCAATGAATGAGCTCGAGCAGGCAGTCAAGTTGTTACAGAAGGCGTTAAAAATATACAATGATGCCCCTGGTCAGCAAAGCACAGTAGCAGGGATAGAAGCCCAAATGGGGGTCATGTACTACATGTTGGGGAACTATTCTGAATCTTACGAGTCCTTCAAAAATGCCATCACAAAGCTACGGGCTACTGGAGAAAAGAAATCTGCCTTCTTTGGGATTGTTCTGAACCAAATGGGGCTTGCTTGTGTACAACGTTATGATATAAATGAAGCTCAAGAGTTCTTTGAAGAAGCCAGAACTGTTTTGGAGCAAGAGTGTGGGCCTTATCACCCTGATACACTGGGTGTATATAGCAATCTTGCAGGCACTTATGATGCAGCTGGCAG GTTGGATGATGCAATTGAACTCTTGGAATATGTTGTTGGGATGAGGGAAGAAAAGCTAGGGACAGCTAATCCTGATGTGGATGATGAGAAAAGAAGGTTGACTGAGTTATTGAAAGAAACAGGCAGAGTTCGGAACAGAAAAGCCAGATCACTAGAGAACCTCCTTGATGCAAACTCTCATGGTGTAAACAAAGATGGAATTAAGGTATGA
- the LOC101300821 gene encoding putative pentatricopeptide repeat-containing protein At3g49142-like, with protein sequence MQLEEVRPNTVTVASILSVCAQLSVIMLCKEVHGYLLRQEFDSNVLVSNSLITTYAKCGDIKSSRSVFETMHQRNEVSWNSILLGLGIHGHADEAFALFRKMEAAGLKPDHATFTALLSVCSHAGRVEEGTKYFQHMVEVYKIEPQLEQYTCMVDLLGRAGHLKHAYDIISTMPCPSDDRIWGSLLGSCKIHGDERLAEAVADHIFQLDPTNIGYRTLLANLYEERGKWNEVTKVRSDIRGVGLKKTPGCSWIEVDSNLHTFTAGDHSHYESEEIYATIENLTTAIRKAGYIPQLLTVDKGLDEVLDEDLTSFRDKGKGLLFLSTSTNNHQQVQ encoded by the coding sequence ATGCAACTAGAAGAAGTTAGACCCAATACTGTGACGGTTGCTAGTATTCTATCAGTTTGTGCTCAGTTGTCAGTCATAATGTTGTGCAAGGAGGTTCATGGTTACCTATTACGACAAGAATTTGACTCCAATGTTCTTGTGAGCAATTCCCTGATAACTACCTATGCAAAATGTGGAGACATAAAGAGCTCAAGGAGTGTGTTTGAGACAATGCATCAAAGAAATGAAGTTTCATGGAACTCAATTCTTCTGGGGTTAGGAATCCATGGCCATGCAGACGAAGCATTTGCTTTATTTAGAAAAATGGAAGCAGCAGGACTGAAGCCTGATCATGCAACTTTTACAGCTCTTCTTTCTGTATGCAGCCATGCAGGGAGGGTTGAAGAGGGGACGAAGTATTTTCAGCATATGGTCGAAGTTTATAAAATTGAGCCTCAACTTGAACAGTACACCTGCATGGTTGATCTTTTAGGCCGAGCTGGCCATTTAAAGCATGCATATGATATTATTTCAACAATGCCTTGTCCATCCGATGATCGTATATGGGGATCGTTGCTTGGATCATGTAAAATTCATGGTGATGAAAGACTGGCAGAAGCTGTGGCTGATCATATCTTTCAACTGGATCCTACTAATATTGGCTACCGTACACTTCTTGCAAACTTGTATGAAGAGCGTGGGAAATGGAATGAAGTTACCAAGGTTAGATCAGACATCAGAGGTGTGGGACTCAAGAAGACACCTGGGTGCAGTTGGATTGAAGTTGATAGCAATCTTCATACCTTTACTGCAGGTGATCATTCTCATTATGAGTCGGAGGAGATATATGCTACAATAGAAAATCTTACAACTGCAATTAGGAAGGCAGGATATATCCCTCAATTACTGACTGTTGATAAGGGGCTTGATGAGGTTCTTGATGAAGATCTCACATCATTTAGAGACAAGGGCAAGGGTTTGTTGTTTCTGTCTACAAGTACAAACAATCACCAACAGGTTCAATAG
- the LOC101294666 gene encoding pentatricopeptide repeat-containing protein At4g35130, chloroplastic-like, which yields MGAVRPQGSCWVRPSEPILCHNFKGASLTPCSVSFTSNFQSLRSNSQLMQNPTRKSKIRGGFPVNCSVNEVLTAGEVIKKYVENGNCEDAVAVYVRLLELGLPVAEEFQFFPILIKAFGGFCDVGKAREVHGHVLKLGVLGDVYDANSILGVYWKCGSVEDAVQLFAKMPERDLVSWNTMISGFCHLGDYVRCLEVFRRMVRDHWVLPNRVACLSGLTSCASVRSLVHGREIHGFVVKRWLDGDQYMVSGLVDMYMKCGDVKNAECVYRRVVDDECVRGNTVIWNVMISGYVCNGCWPQAVELFLEMLEIGLLPDTSTMVAVTGLCSQLMDLAFGKQIHKFCLSTQLSTDVRVETALMDMYFKCGDITTGLEIFRRSLKRNMVMWSAAISNLSQSSHPHEALSLFYDYILEYGFVDSVIVLAVLRASSSLAVKSIGMEIHGLAVKLGFDSDRC from the exons ATGGGTGCTGTGAGACCACAAGGCTCGTGCTGGGTGAGACCATCGGAGCCGATTCTCTGCCACAATTTCAAAGGTGCTTCATTGACGCCTTGCTCAGTTTCTTTCACTTCAAACTTTCAATCTTTACGTTCTAATTCACAGTTGATGCAAAACCCAACTCGGAAATCGAAGATCCGAGGTGGGTTTCCGGTGAATTGTTCCGTTAACGAAGTTCTAACGGCCGGTGAGGTGATCAAGAAGTACGTTGAGAACGGGAATTGCGAAGATGCAGTAGCGGTTTATGTTAGATTGCTTGAGCTGGGTTTGCCTGTAGCTGAGGAATTTCAGTTCTTTCCGATTTTGATTAAGGCGTTTGGGGGGTTCTGTGATGTGGGCAAGGCTAGGGAGGTTCATGGGCACGTGTTGAAATTGGGGGTTTTGGGCGATGTTTACGATGCCAATTCGATTTTGGGGGTTTACTGGAAATGTGGGTCGGTTGAGGATGCAGTCCAGCTGTTTGCGAAAATGCCTGAGAGGGATTTGGTGTCTTGGAATACGATGATTTCTGGGTTTTGTCATTTAGGTGATTATGTGAGGTGTTTGGAGGTGTTTAGGAGGATGGTTAGGGACCATTGGGTGTTGCCGAATCGGGTGGCTTGTCTTTCGGGTCTTACTTCCTGTGCTTCGGTGAGGTCTTTGGTTCATGGGAGAGAGATTCATGGGTTTGTTGTGAAGCGTTGGCTGGATGGTGATCAGTATATGGTTAGTGGGTTGGTTGATATGTATATGAAATGTGGGGATGTGAAGAATGCGGAATGTGTGTATAGGAGGGTTGTTGATGATGAGTGTGTTAGAGGGAATACGGTGATTTGGAATGTGATGATTTCGGGGTATGTATGTAATGGGTGTTGGCCGCAGGCGGTGGAGTTGTTTCTGGAGATGTTGGAGATTGGGTTGTTACCGGATACTTCCACAATGGTGGCCGTTACAGGTTTGTGCTCTCAGCTAATGGATTTAGCGTTTGGGAAGCAGATTCATAAATTTTGTTTGAGCACTCAGTTGAGCACTGATGTGAGAGTTGAAACAGCTCTTATGGACATGTATTTCAAATGTGGTGATATTACAACTGGTCTTGAGATCTTTAGAAGGTCCCTGAAACGTAACATGGTCATGTGGAGCGCTGCCATCTCAAATTTGTCTCAAAGTAGTCATCCTCATGAGGCGTTGAGTTTGTTTTATGACTATATTTTAGAATATGGCTTTGTGGATTCTGTCATTGTCTTGGCTGTTCTGCGGGCTTCTTCATCCTTGGCTGTTAAGTCTATAGGGATGGAAATCCATGGCCTAGCAGTGAAATTGGGGTTTGATTCAGAC AGATGTTGA
- the LOC101300534 gene encoding putative exosome complex component rrp40-like, translating to MAEIAPANFVDQSVVPGDVVLDLTNMANQTIKLGGGLRQDCDAIAAMKAGTLRFSKPNKYWVETSQKRYVPCVEDSVLGIMVDSKADNFLVDIKGPSLAFLPVLAFEGGTRRNIPKFEVGTLLYVRVVKANPGMNPELSCMDAGGKAAEYGPLKDGYMFECSTGLSRMLLSSPTRPVLAALGKNISFEIAIGVNGRVWVNATEADKVIIVANAIMNSEHLSGVQQIAMVDKLLKKINDLAT from the exons ATGGCCGAGATAGCCCCGGCGAACTTCGTAGACCAATCAGTG GTTCCAGGAGATGTGGTGCTTGACCTAACAAACATGGCGAACCAGACCATCAAACTCGGCGGTGGTCTCCGGCAGGATTGCGATGCAATAGCGGCGATGAAGGCCGGAACATTGAGGTTTTCAAAGCCCAACAAGTACTGGGTCGAAACGTCTCAGAAACGG TATGTGCCTTGTGTGGAGGATTCTGTGCTTGGAATCATGGTGGACTCAAAAGCAGAT AATTTTCTGGTGGACATTAAAGGGCCTTCGTTGGCGTTTTTGCCTGTGCTTGCTTTCGAAGGAGGAACCAGGAGAAACATACCCAAGTTTGAG GTTGGTACATTGCTTTATGTTCGGGTCGTGAAAGCAAACCCTGGCATGAACCCTGAGTTGTCATGCATGGATG CCGGTGGAAAAGCAGCAGAGTATGGTCCCCTTAAAGATGGCTACATGTTTGAATGCTCAACTGGCCTTTCAAGAAT GCTGCTGAGTTCACCAACACGTCCAGTTCTTGCGGCACTTGGGAAGAACATCTCCTTTGAAATAGCAATCGGTGTAAATGGCCGTGTTTGG GTGAACGCTACTGAAGCAGATAAGGTGATCATTGTTGCCAATGCAATTATGAACTCGGAGCACCTTAGTGGGGTACAGCAGATTGCTATGGTGGATAAACTTCTGAAGAAGATCAATGACTTAGCAA CATGA